Proteins found in one Tamandua tetradactyla isolate mTamTet1 chromosome 3, mTamTet1.pri, whole genome shotgun sequence genomic segment:
- the ITGB1BP1 gene encoding integrin beta-1-binding protein 1, whose translation MFRKSKKRHSSSSSQSSEISTKSKSVDSSLGGLSRSSTVASLDTDSTKSSGQSNNNSDTCAEFRIKYVGAIEKLKVSEGRSLEGPLDLINYIDVAQQDGKLPFVPMEEEFIMGVSKYGIKVSTSDQYDVLHRHALYLIIRMVCYDDGLGAGKSLLALKTTDASNEEYSLWVYQCNSLEQAQAICKVLSTAFDSVLSSEKS comes from the exons ATGTTTCGGAAAAGCAAAAAACGACACAGTAGTAGCAGTTCCCAAAGTAGTGAAATCAGTACTAAGAGCAAG tctGTAGATTCCAGCCTTGGGGGACTCTCCCGATCCAGTACTGTAGCCAGCCTTGATACAGACTCGACTAAAAGCTCAG gACAAAGCAACAATAATTCAGATACCTGTGCAGAATTTCGAATAAAATATGTTGGTGCCATTGAGAAACTGAAAGTCTCTGAGGGAAGAAGTCTTGAAGGGCCCCTAGACCTGATAAATTACATAGATGTTGCCCAG CAAGATGGAAAGTTGCCTTTTGTTCCTATGGAGGAAGAATTTATTATGGGAGTTTCCAAGTATGGTATAAAAGTATCAACATCAGATCAGTAT GATGTTCTGCATAGGCATGCTCTGTATTTAATCATTCGGATGGTGTGCTATGATGATGGTCTGGGGGCAGGGAAAAGCTTACTTGCTCTGAAAACCACAGATGCAAGCAATGAAGAATACAGCCTGTGGGTTTATCAGTGCAACAGCCTG GAACAAGCACAAGCCATTTGTAAAGTTTTATCTACTGCTTTTGACTCTGTATTGTCATCTGAGAAATCCTGA